One stretch of Microplitis mediator isolate UGA2020A chromosome 9, iyMicMedi2.1, whole genome shotgun sequence DNA includes these proteins:
- the LOC130675046 gene encoding uncharacterized protein LOC130675046 isoform X1, whose protein sequence is MIMRLKIGNEFYLLKYYESLNNLQESNEINNNNNNNNKNINSIKNNSNKLKFKNESEKKNLIKSTNIQKMLKCPSRKKRRYFWNVRVEKLKIYLIGDYLRQLILKDLTSSIIINKSNEQIAEERCKKIQKYLNSKAGLFKQSSKFMIINHELKNLNNCNTELNNNNYCFNNNYNLNNNLKINKLNYCRRNYCTPINCCDIHVKFIYHNRYGNKRKKRCNLNSIINSKEDFVNCNLPLKKSEVKLQLSDKTNKSHQDFFDIKINQGVVQPNGEIKSGTNVAEDYFRQVYELLKQQGDKKKKKNFNEKSHRLEGDVGLNENEKKDTQKFKDKKRGEEALVSPVVGGPSVPCSYYIKNTINNNNNNEKKEINEDNKVNLYFLRPKIRPHDDVSSSSTSSFNNDNNKKYHRQPISVKCKINAKKDISKYFNYPTKENNKSDNFYKNKFNLITENETTNEDLVMGSNLSRHHGKGLTGRRTQSSGNLCDSKGKLSHVGKMLVPCSSSSEDRYKFSGSLPNNLDNDHDFMLVNNNNVITDTISGNLGGTLPHKKSSVQFNDEVTDFERYRLQTLEGDPWEYHQNDVDIVRCKHGNLNLVRKSHHNSTDEYIPSNSHHYDSELMGTLPKRRIDPKWCDPTSIQSIVHQYNQHESGEIDLNYPQNKQIIHKPTCELMKHHHRQQLERLDDFNSKPTSSEHQDQGYASERSPEDEHPPLLAINPENTFKVTLQKSSRGLGLSLSGGGKSGPVRVKRLFPQQPAALSNKLESGDILLAANGITLSGLTNYEALEVLRTTSNTVELLVCRLPGEPSITPPKAPPTPPTRREASLPSRFLKPVPPLNIEPCGEFDIEMTKVAGSLGFTLRKVDSSALGHYVRALVREPALSDGRIQPGDKIVTVDGVPLSPMSHEEAVALLRQCGPRVKLRLYRDLTQTPVSALSPTEPDHPLRPPRTSLRKEAVDMLCDLAVRKLSPNGSNGSSTQNQTANNCSPRRLRRPASRTSMNDDKNDAIDTSSNINSNQNNPQINISKPSRPNYLNLSNGESKSEMSNDQNIEVINSSTVNDNELLEADDYYDDNDALIGDMQDNNLPIEPASMPPLVFDTDNDTSDANFSYKNPAYQSANPTCSGNDNIKSKATYSSDKNIPGKITTAQDPAGSKSLLKWKGVMFAPDDSNDNGDTTTKNDNFNGTVTKENKYKDCEVFMVELTRGWNSRLGFSLQSHENSTIISMVHPDSVAAKDGRLKQGDILVMVNDESVENMPTTDIIDLLRKIRGSIGITVARQKKSSDT, encoded by the exons atgataatgagaCTGAAAATTggtaatgaattttatttactaaaatacTATGagtctttaaataatttacaagaaagtaatgaaataaataataataataataataataataaaaatataaacagtattaaaaataattcgaataaattaaaattcaaaaatgaaagtgaaaaaaaaaatttaattaaatcaacaaatattcaaaaaatgttgaagtGTCCGTCTCGTAAAAAACGCCGTTACTTTTGGAACGTAAgggttgaaaaattgaaaatttatttaattggtgATTATTTACGTCAATTAATTCTAAAAGATTTGACATCAtcgataattatcaataaaagtaatgagCAAATAGCCGAGGAgagatgtaaaaaaattcaaaagtatctTAATAGTAAAGCGGGATTATTCAAACAGTCTtcgaaatttatgataataaatcacgagttaaaaaatttaaataattgtaatactgaattaaataataataattactgttttaataataattataatttaaataataacttaaaaataaataaattaaattactgtaGGAGAAATTATTGCACGCCGATAAATTGTTGTGATATtcatgttaaatttatttaccacaATCGTTATGgtaataagagaaaaaaacgatgtaatttaaatagtattattaatagtaaagAGGATTttgtaaattgtaatttaccTTTGAAGAAAAGTGAAGTTAAATTGCAACTGTCGGACAAAACAAACAAAAGTCatcaagatttttttgatataaaaattaatcaaggTGTCGTACAACCTAATGGTGAAATTAAATCTGGAACAAATGTTGCTGAAGATTATTTTCGACAAGTTTACGAACTTTTAAAACAGCAaggggataaaaaaaaaaaaaaaaactttaatgaaAAAAGTCATCGGCTTGAAGGGGATGTCGGATtaaacgaaaatgaaaaaaaagatacgCAGAAGTTTAAAGACAAAAAACGAg GTGAGGAAGCACTAGTGTCCCCCGTGGTGGGTGGGCCGAGTGTTCCCTGTAgttattacataaaaaataccataaacaataacaataataatgaaaaaaaagaaataaatgaagACAATAAAGTGAATTTATATTTCCTAAGGCCTAAGATTCGGCCTCACGATGATgtctcatcatcatcaacgTCATCATTTAATAAtgacaacaataaaaaatatcatcgtCAACCCATTTCCGTAAAATGCAAAATAAATGCCAAGAAAGAcatcagtaaatattttaattacccaacaaaagaaaataataaatcagataatttttataaaaataaatttaatttaataaccgAAAACGAAACAACTAACGAGGATTTGGTAATGGGTTCAAATTTAAGTCGTCATCATGGCAAAGGCCTTACTGGACGTAGAACCCAGTCATCGGGTAATCTTTGTGACTCGAAAGGAAAACTTAGTCATGTTGGAAAAATGCTTGTTCCTTGTTCTAGTTCATCGGAGGAcag GTACAAATTCTCTGGGTCATTACCGAATAATTTAGATAATGATCATGATTTTAtgttagtaaataataataatgttataaCGGACACAATATCTGGAAATTTGGGTGGAACTTTACCccataaaaaatcatcagttCAATTCAATGATGAGGTGACGGATTTCGAACGATATCGACTGCAAACTCTTGAAGGCGATCCTTGGGA gtATCATCAAAATGACGTCGATATTGTGCGTTGCAAGCAtgggaatttaaatttagtgaGAAAAAGTCACCACAATAGTACTGACGAGTATATTCCGTCCAATAGTCACCATTATGACTCTGAATTAATGGGCACTTTGCCTAAAAGAAGAATAGATCCAAAGTGGTGTGATCCCACAAGTATACAGTCGATTGTTCATCAGTATAACCAGCATGAATCCGGTGaaatagatttaaattatCCGCAAAATAAGCAAATTATTCACAAGCCCACCTGTGAATTGATGAAGCATCATCATCGTCAGCAATTAGAACGTCTTGatgattttaattcaaagcCTACATCAAGTGAACATCAAGACCAAGGATACGCGTCGGAACGTTCACCTGAAGATGAACACCCGCCGTTACTGGCAATTAATCCAG AAAACACATTTAAGGTGACCTTGCAAAAAAGTAGCCGAGGTCTCGGATTGAGTCTTTCCGGTGGTGGAAAATCAGGCCCGGTCAGAGTTAAAAGACTTTTTCCCCAGCAGCCAGCGGCGCTTTCCAATAAACTCGAGTCTGGTGATATTCTTTTAGCAGCTAATGGAATTACACTTTCTGGTCTAACTAATTAC GAAGCACTAGAAGTACTTCGTACAACTTCTAATACCGTTGAATTATTAGTATGTCGGCTACCTGGTGAACCCAGTATTACACCACCAAAGGCACCACCGACTCCACCGACACGACGTGAAGCTTCATTACCATCACGCTTTCTCAAGCCCGTGCCACCACTTAATATTGAACCATGTGGT GAATTCGATATTGAAATGACTAAAGTAGCCGGTAGCTTGGGATTTACTCTGAGGAAGGTCGACAGCAGCGCTCTAGGTCATTATGTCAGAGCACTGGTACGTGAACCAGCATTGAGTGACGGACGTATTCAACCAGGTGATAAAATAGTCACGGTGGATGGTGTCCCGCTGTCTCCAATGAGCCACGAAGAAGCAGTTGCGTTACTACGTCAGTGTGGTCCTAGAGTTAAGTTACGTCTTTATCGCGACTTGACTCAAACTCCAGTCTCGGCATTATCACCAACTGAACCTGATCATCCTTTACGTCCACCACGAACTAGTCTCAG aAAAGAGGCTGTCGATATGCTTTGTGATTTAGCTGTACGTAAATTATCACCGAATGGATCAAATGGTTCGTCAACTCAAAATCAAACGGCAAATAATTGTTCGCCACGACGATTACGTCGTCCTGCATCAAGAACTTCAATGAATGATGATAAGAATGATGCTATTGATACATCGAgcaatattaattcaaatcaAAACAATCCACAAATAAATATCAGCAAACCATCACGGCCAAATTATCTTAATTTATCAAACGGTGAATCAAAGTCTGAAATGAGCAATGATCAAAATATTGAAGTAATTAATTCGTCGACTGTTAATGATAATGAATTGTTAGAAGCTGATGattattatgatgataatgacGCGTTAATTGGCGATATGCAGGATAATAATTTACCGATCGAACCGGCGTCAATGCCGCCGTTGGTATTCGATACAGACAATGATACGTCTGACGCTAATTTCAGTTACAAAAATCCTGCGTACCAAAGCGCTAATCCAACTTGCAGTGGCAATGATAACATTAAATCCAAAGCTACATATTCTAGTGATAAAAACATTCCAG gaaaaattACAACTGCACAAGATCCCGCTGGCAGTAAAAGTTTACTCAAGTGGAAGGGTGTTATGTTTGCACCAGACGACAGTAATGATAACGGTGATACTACAACTAAAAATGACAATTTCAATGGAACTGTTACTaaggaaaataaatacaaagaCTGTgag gtATTTATGGTTGAATTGACACGTGGTTGGAATAGTCGCTTAGGATTTAGTTTACAGTCACACGAAAACTCAACTATAATATCAATGGTGCATCCTGATAGTGTTGCTGCTAAAGATGGGAGATTAAAACAGGGTGATATATTAGTTATg gTAAATGATGAGAGTGTAGAAAATATGCCAACGACTGAcattattgatttgttaagAAAAATACGAGGTTCTATCGGCATTACAGTTGcgaggcaaaaaaaaagtagcgACACGTGA
- the LOC130675046 gene encoding tyrosine-protein phosphatase non-receptor type 13-like isoform X2, whose protein sequence is MREEALVSPVVGGPSVPCSYYIKNTINNNNNNEKKEINEDNKVNLYFLRPKIRPHDDVSSSSTSSFNNDNNKKYHRQPISVKCKINAKKDISKYFNYPTKENNKSDNFYKNKFNLITENETTNEDLVMGSNLSRHHGKGLTGRRTQSSGNLCDSKGKLSHVGKMLVPCSSSSEDRYKFSGSLPNNLDNDHDFMLVNNNNVITDTISGNLGGTLPHKKSSVQFNDEVTDFERYRLQTLEGDPWEYHQNDVDIVRCKHGNLNLVRKSHHNSTDEYIPSNSHHYDSELMGTLPKRRIDPKWCDPTSIQSIVHQYNQHESGEIDLNYPQNKQIIHKPTCELMKHHHRQQLERLDDFNSKPTSSEHQDQGYASERSPEDEHPPLLAINPENTFKVTLQKSSRGLGLSLSGGGKSGPVRVKRLFPQQPAALSNKLESGDILLAANGITLSGLTNYEALEVLRTTSNTVELLVCRLPGEPSITPPKAPPTPPTRREASLPSRFLKPVPPLNIEPCGEFDIEMTKVAGSLGFTLRKVDSSALGHYVRALVREPALSDGRIQPGDKIVTVDGVPLSPMSHEEAVALLRQCGPRVKLRLYRDLTQTPVSALSPTEPDHPLRPPRTSLRKEAVDMLCDLAVRKLSPNGSNGSSTQNQTANNCSPRRLRRPASRTSMNDDKNDAIDTSSNINSNQNNPQINISKPSRPNYLNLSNGESKSEMSNDQNIEVINSSTVNDNELLEADDYYDDNDALIGDMQDNNLPIEPASMPPLVFDTDNDTSDANFSYKNPAYQSANPTCSGNDNIKSKATYSSDKNIPGKITTAQDPAGSKSLLKWKGVMFAPDDSNDNGDTTTKNDNFNGTVTKENKYKDCEVFMVELTRGWNSRLGFSLQSHENSTIISMVHPDSVAAKDGRLKQGDILVMVNDESVENMPTTDIIDLLRKIRGSIGITVARQKKSSDT, encoded by the exons ATgc GTGAGGAAGCACTAGTGTCCCCCGTGGTGGGTGGGCCGAGTGTTCCCTGTAgttattacataaaaaataccataaacaataacaataataatgaaaaaaaagaaataaatgaagACAATAAAGTGAATTTATATTTCCTAAGGCCTAAGATTCGGCCTCACGATGATgtctcatcatcatcaacgTCATCATTTAATAAtgacaacaataaaaaatatcatcgtCAACCCATTTCCGTAAAATGCAAAATAAATGCCAAGAAAGAcatcagtaaatattttaattacccaacaaaagaaaataataaatcagataatttttataaaaataaatttaatttaataaccgAAAACGAAACAACTAACGAGGATTTGGTAATGGGTTCAAATTTAAGTCGTCATCATGGCAAAGGCCTTACTGGACGTAGAACCCAGTCATCGGGTAATCTTTGTGACTCGAAAGGAAAACTTAGTCATGTTGGAAAAATGCTTGTTCCTTGTTCTAGTTCATCGGAGGAcag GTACAAATTCTCTGGGTCATTACCGAATAATTTAGATAATGATCATGATTTTAtgttagtaaataataataatgttataaCGGACACAATATCTGGAAATTTGGGTGGAACTTTACCccataaaaaatcatcagttCAATTCAATGATGAGGTGACGGATTTCGAACGATATCGACTGCAAACTCTTGAAGGCGATCCTTGGGA gtATCATCAAAATGACGTCGATATTGTGCGTTGCAAGCAtgggaatttaaatttagtgaGAAAAAGTCACCACAATAGTACTGACGAGTATATTCCGTCCAATAGTCACCATTATGACTCTGAATTAATGGGCACTTTGCCTAAAAGAAGAATAGATCCAAAGTGGTGTGATCCCACAAGTATACAGTCGATTGTTCATCAGTATAACCAGCATGAATCCGGTGaaatagatttaaattatCCGCAAAATAAGCAAATTATTCACAAGCCCACCTGTGAATTGATGAAGCATCATCATCGTCAGCAATTAGAACGTCTTGatgattttaattcaaagcCTACATCAAGTGAACATCAAGACCAAGGATACGCGTCGGAACGTTCACCTGAAGATGAACACCCGCCGTTACTGGCAATTAATCCAG AAAACACATTTAAGGTGACCTTGCAAAAAAGTAGCCGAGGTCTCGGATTGAGTCTTTCCGGTGGTGGAAAATCAGGCCCGGTCAGAGTTAAAAGACTTTTTCCCCAGCAGCCAGCGGCGCTTTCCAATAAACTCGAGTCTGGTGATATTCTTTTAGCAGCTAATGGAATTACACTTTCTGGTCTAACTAATTAC GAAGCACTAGAAGTACTTCGTACAACTTCTAATACCGTTGAATTATTAGTATGTCGGCTACCTGGTGAACCCAGTATTACACCACCAAAGGCACCACCGACTCCACCGACACGACGTGAAGCTTCATTACCATCACGCTTTCTCAAGCCCGTGCCACCACTTAATATTGAACCATGTGGT GAATTCGATATTGAAATGACTAAAGTAGCCGGTAGCTTGGGATTTACTCTGAGGAAGGTCGACAGCAGCGCTCTAGGTCATTATGTCAGAGCACTGGTACGTGAACCAGCATTGAGTGACGGACGTATTCAACCAGGTGATAAAATAGTCACGGTGGATGGTGTCCCGCTGTCTCCAATGAGCCACGAAGAAGCAGTTGCGTTACTACGTCAGTGTGGTCCTAGAGTTAAGTTACGTCTTTATCGCGACTTGACTCAAACTCCAGTCTCGGCATTATCACCAACTGAACCTGATCATCCTTTACGTCCACCACGAACTAGTCTCAG aAAAGAGGCTGTCGATATGCTTTGTGATTTAGCTGTACGTAAATTATCACCGAATGGATCAAATGGTTCGTCAACTCAAAATCAAACGGCAAATAATTGTTCGCCACGACGATTACGTCGTCCTGCATCAAGAACTTCAATGAATGATGATAAGAATGATGCTATTGATACATCGAgcaatattaattcaaatcaAAACAATCCACAAATAAATATCAGCAAACCATCACGGCCAAATTATCTTAATTTATCAAACGGTGAATCAAAGTCTGAAATGAGCAATGATCAAAATATTGAAGTAATTAATTCGTCGACTGTTAATGATAATGAATTGTTAGAAGCTGATGattattatgatgataatgacGCGTTAATTGGCGATATGCAGGATAATAATTTACCGATCGAACCGGCGTCAATGCCGCCGTTGGTATTCGATACAGACAATGATACGTCTGACGCTAATTTCAGTTACAAAAATCCTGCGTACCAAAGCGCTAATCCAACTTGCAGTGGCAATGATAACATTAAATCCAAAGCTACATATTCTAGTGATAAAAACATTCCAG gaaaaattACAACTGCACAAGATCCCGCTGGCAGTAAAAGTTTACTCAAGTGGAAGGGTGTTATGTTTGCACCAGACGACAGTAATGATAACGGTGATACTACAACTAAAAATGACAATTTCAATGGAACTGTTACTaaggaaaataaatacaaagaCTGTgag gtATTTATGGTTGAATTGACACGTGGTTGGAATAGTCGCTTAGGATTTAGTTTACAGTCACACGAAAACTCAACTATAATATCAATGGTGCATCCTGATAGTGTTGCTGCTAAAGATGGGAGATTAAAACAGGGTGATATATTAGTTATg gTAAATGATGAGAGTGTAGAAAATATGCCAACGACTGAcattattgatttgttaagAAAAATACGAGGTTCTATCGGCATTACAGTTGcgaggcaaaaaaaaagtagcgACACGTGA